A DNA window from Maribellus comscasis contains the following coding sequences:
- a CDS encoding TonB-dependent receptor yields the protein MKKNYCELISGVYNIRKSNFLRKMRIAVLLFLLSITQTFALGSYAQTKRLSLNFQGETIINILNKIEDQSEFYFMFDATVIDVSQRKSIKCEDQPIVTILNQLLEDTKIVYEISDRQIVLTSKQESSVGQQKAVSGKVSDSSGAPLPGVTVVVKETTNGTVTNASGEYALANVSGEAILQFSFIGMRTQEVIVGTQTQIDVVMEEESIGIEEVVAIGYGTVRKSDLTGSVGSVNGDEIASVPTANAMQSLAGRTPGVYVMQNAGGPGADMQVQIRGSNSIQGSNEPLYVVDGFLFTGSLNMINSNDIESIEILKDASATAIYGSRGANGVVLITTKRGKSGETRIDFESSFGVQKLRKKLELMDAEEYANFYNEQATNDGLEPYFSQDEIDGFGAGYDWQDLIFVTAPVYNSTLTVSGGNEKTKFSISGSIMDQKGIIQETYFKRYSLRANLNHEINKLLSVEYSSILTKNLRDSESSQGGNRGGTLLSAAIAAPPTLTPYNEDGTYRLLATGHSFLSGALFNPINYLNEEYNKSDENSVLANLALVIEPIIGLKVRIQGGLKNTEDRDDSYRTLNFTNSQGVANVSVSNNLSLLNENTISYNKTINKIHNISAVAGFTYQDFTYKSLGGSGSGFLSDALETYDLGAAGNPGVPSSGYSKSVILSYLGRLNYSFNNKYLLTASIRTDGASKYSDGHKWGYFPSAAFAWKLKQEPFLKDNNLIDDFKLRTSWGVTGSQAINAYQTLTQLSSGITVFGDDQYTTFAPGTQLPGDLKWESTEQFNLGLDIALHNYRYRLTADFYLKNTHDLLNPVSLPSSLGYSTTIKNVGQIRNNGIEFSLDSKILTGKFIWNLNANLAINRSKVIKLYDGQDILTGSFSHPLITDNAKLIREGEPLGVFYGYLTDGYDETGVEKYKDLEEDGVINELDKTIIGDPNPDFIYGFNSNMKYKNFELNLFIQGSYGNDILNVSGISRIDYQGGLNLPKEVYYNHWTVDNTDAKYPKISTNSTAKYSNRQIEDGSYLRFKNIQLTYNLPLHRWNFYGLDKVQIYFSGQNLITFTKYSWYDPEINSGGEQGLDHYRYPTAKTYSMGIKVSF from the coding sequence ATGAAAAAAAATTATTGTGAATTGATTTCCGGTGTATACAATATCCGGAAATCCAATTTTTTAAGAAAAATGAGGATTGCTGTATTACTGTTCTTGCTTAGTATTACCCAAACATTTGCCTTGGGAAGTTATGCGCAGACAAAGCGTTTAAGTCTTAATTTTCAGGGTGAAACAATCATAAACATTCTGAATAAAATAGAAGATCAATCCGAATTCTATTTTATGTTTGATGCCACAGTAATTGATGTAAGTCAAAGAAAAAGCATCAAATGCGAAGATCAACCCATCGTAACGATTCTGAATCAATTGCTTGAAGACACCAAAATAGTATACGAGATCAGCGATCGGCAGATTGTGCTTACCAGTAAACAAGAGTCGTCAGTTGGACAACAAAAGGCTGTTTCCGGGAAAGTATCCGATTCTTCCGGTGCTCCTCTGCCGGGTGTAACAGTGGTAGTTAAAGAAACAACAAATGGTACTGTTACCAATGCCAGTGGCGAATACGCTTTAGCTAACGTTTCCGGTGAAGCAATTTTACAATTTTCATTTATTGGAATGCGAACACAGGAAGTGATTGTTGGTACCCAAACACAGATCGACGTTGTAATGGAAGAAGAATCAATTGGAATTGAGGAAGTGGTTGCCATTGGTTATGGTACTGTAAGAAAAAGTGACTTAACAGGCTCAGTAGGTTCAGTAAATGGCGATGAAATTGCCTCTGTCCCAACTGCAAATGCGATGCAATCTTTGGCAGGAAGAACTCCTGGTGTATATGTTATGCAAAATGCAGGTGGTCCGGGAGCAGATATGCAAGTACAGATTAGAGGCTCGAATTCCATACAGGGAAGCAATGAACCTCTTTATGTGGTTGACGGATTTTTGTTTACCGGGAGTTTGAACATGATAAATAGTAATGATATTGAAAGTATTGAAATACTAAAAGATGCTTCTGCAACTGCTATTTACGGATCCAGGGGAGCCAATGGTGTTGTACTCATTACAACTAAACGTGGAAAATCCGGGGAGACCAGGATTGATTTTGAATCTTCATTTGGGGTTCAGAAACTGAGAAAAAAACTGGAGTTAATGGATGCAGAAGAATATGCAAATTTTTATAATGAACAAGCTACTAATGATGGTCTTGAACCTTATTTTTCGCAAGATGAGATAGATGGTTTTGGTGCAGGATATGATTGGCAGGATCTTATTTTTGTCACTGCTCCTGTTTATAACAGCACATTAACAGTTAGTGGTGGAAATGAAAAAACTAAGTTTTCTATATCGGGGAGTATAATGGATCAAAAAGGAATTATTCAGGAAACCTATTTTAAAAGATATTCACTCCGGGCAAACTTAAACCACGAAATAAATAAATTACTATCTGTAGAATACAGTTCTATATTAACAAAAAATCTAAGAGATAGTGAAAGCTCACAGGGAGGAAACAGAGGTGGAACCTTATTATCTGCTGCAATAGCTGCTCCTCCTACATTAACACCGTACAACGAAGATGGAACTTATAGGCTCTTGGCTACGGGGCATTCCTTTTTATCAGGAGCTTTATTTAATCCAATAAATTATTTGAATGAAGAATATAATAAATCTGATGAAAACTCAGTTTTAGCTAATTTAGCATTAGTTATTGAGCCAATTATTGGATTAAAAGTTAGGATACAGGGAGGCCTCAAAAATACAGAAGATAGAGATGACAGCTATCGAACCTTAAATTTTACAAATTCACAAGGAGTAGCTAATGTTTCAGTATCAAACAATCTTAGTTTATTAAATGAAAATACAATAAGCTATAATAAAACAATCAATAAAATTCATAATATTTCTGCAGTTGCAGGATTTACTTACCAGGATTTTACTTATAAATCACTTGGAGGAAGTGGTTCCGGTTTTTTAAGCGATGCGCTTGAAACATACGATTTGGGAGCTGCTGGCAATCCGGGAGTCCCTTCTTCGGGATATTCAAAATCGGTAATACTTTCTTATTTGGGGCGATTAAATTATTCGTTTAACAATAAATATTTACTAACAGCAAGCATACGTACCGACGGGGCATCTAAATACAGCGATGGCCACAAATGGGGATACTTCCCTTCTGCAGCTTTTGCCTGGAAATTAAAGCAGGAACCTTTTTTAAAGGACAATAATCTTATTGATGATTTCAAATTAAGAACAAGTTGGGGGGTGACAGGAAGTCAGGCAATTAATGCTTATCAGACTCTTACCCAGCTTTCATCAGGAATAACGGTATTTGGCGATGACCAATATACCACATTTGCACCAGGGACTCAATTACCGGGTGACTTAAAATGGGAATCTACCGAACAATTTAATCTCGGATTAGATATTGCCTTACATAATTATCGTTACAGACTTACTGCTGACTTCTATTTGAAAAATACACATGATCTGTTAAATCCTGTTAGTTTACCTTCTTCTCTTGGATATTCTACAACAATAAAAAATGTAGGGCAAATACGTAATAATGGGATTGAATTCTCTCTTGATTCTAAAATTCTTACAGGAAAATTTATATGGAACTTAAATGCCAACTTGGCTATTAACAGGAGTAAAGTCATTAAACTTTACGATGGTCAGGACATTCTCACAGGTAGCTTCTCCCATCCTTTGATTACAGATAATGCAAAATTGATAAGAGAAGGAGAGCCTTTAGGCGTTTTTTACGGATATCTAACAGACGGTTATGATGAAACCGGAGTTGAAAAATACAAAGATCTGGAAGAGGATGGAGTCATCAATGAATTAGACAAGACAATAATTGGAGATCCTAATCCTGATTTTATTTATGGTTTTAATTCAAATATGAAGTACAAAAACTTTGAATTGAACTTATTTATACAAGGCTCATACGGAAATGATATTCTTAACGTTAGTGGGATTTCAAGAATTGATTATCAGGGAGGTTTAAATTTGCCAAAGGAAGTTTATTACAATCATTGGACTGTAGATAACACCGATGCAAAATATCCAAAAATATCTACAAACTCAACCGCCAAATATTCAAATAGGCAGATTGAAGATGGCTCGTATTTAAGG